In Equus asinus isolate D_3611 breed Donkey chromosome 13, EquAss-T2T_v2, whole genome shotgun sequence, one DNA window encodes the following:
- the CLUH gene encoding clustered mitochondria protein homolog isoform X4: MVIKTDELPAAAPADSTREPSSQAGGKGRPGAAELPSVMLLNGDCPESLKREEGTAEPPRENGLDETEPGEETTGQEVIVIQDTGFSVKILAPGIEPFSLQVSPQEMVQEIHQVLMDREDTCHRTCFSLHLDGNMLDHFSELRSVEGLQEGSVLRVVEEPYTVREARIHVRHVRDLLKSLDPSDAFNGVDCNSLSFLSVFTDGDLGDSGKRKKGLEMDPIDCTPPEYILPGSRERPLCPLQPQNRDWKPLQCLKVLTMSGWNPPPGNRKMHGDLMYLFVITAEDRQVSITASTRGFYLNQSTAYHFNPKPASPRFLSHSLVELLNQISPTFKKNFAVLQKKRVQRHPFERIATPFQVYSWTAPQAEHAMDCVRAEDAYTSRLGYEEHIPGQTRDWNEELQTTRELPRKNLPERLLRERAIFKVHSDFTAAATRGAMAVIDGNVMAINPSEETKMQMFIWNNIFFSLGFDVRDHYKDFGGDVAAYVAPTNDLNGVRTYNAVDVEGLYTLGTVVVDYRGYRVTAQSIIPGILERDQEQSVIYGSIDFGKTVVSHPRYLELLERTSRPLKILRHRVLNDHDEEVELCSSVECKGIIGNDGRHYILDLLRTFPPDLNFLPVPGEGLPEECTRAGFPRAHRHKLCCLRQELVDAFVEHRYLLFMKLAALQLMQQKASKLESPTSLENGGLPSPESKPEDPPGPEAGSEEEGSNASGLAKVKELAETIASDDGTDPRSREVIRNACKAVGSISNTAFDVRFNPDIFSPGVRFPESCQEEVRDQKQLLKDAAAFLLSCQIPGLVKDCTDHVVLPMDGATLAEVMRQRGINMRYLGKVLDLVLRSPARDQLDHIYKIGIGELITRSAKHIFKTYLQGVELSGLSAAISHFLNCFLSSYPNPVAHLPADELVSKKRNRRRRNRPPGAADNTAWAVMTPQELWKNICQEAKNYFDFSLECETVDQAVETYGLQKITLLREISLKTGIQILLKEYSFDSRHKPAFTEEDVLNIFPVVKHVNPKASDAFHFFQSGQAKVQQGFLKEGCELINEALNLFNNVYGAMHVEICACLRLLARLHYIMGDYAEALSNQQKAVLMSERVMGIEHPNTIQEYMHLALYCFASSQLSTALNLLYRARYLTLLVFGEDHPEMALLDNNIGLVLHGVMECDLSLRFLENALAVSTKYHGPKSLKVALSHHLVARVYESKAEFRSALQHEKEGYTIYKTQLGEDHEKTKESSEYLKCLTQQAVALQRTMNEIYRNGSSANIPPLKFTAPSMASVLEQLNVINGILFIPLSQKDLENLKAEVARRHQLQEASKNREKAEEPMATEPEPVGAPEDVASQPPAAKDPSSPSFQG, translated from the exons AACTGCCGTCAGTCATGCTGTTGAATGGGGACTGCCCAGAGAGCCTGAAGAGGGAAGAGGGGACTGCCGAACCGCCCCGGGAAAATGGGCTGGATGAGACCGAGCCAGGAGAGGAGACCACTGGACAGGAAGTCATTGTCATCCAGGACACAGGCTTTTCTGTGAAGATCCTGGCCCCTGGGATCGAGCCCTTCTCCCTACAg GTGTCCCCGCAGGAGATGGTACAGGAAATCCACCAGGTACTCATGGACCGTGAAGACACGTGTCACCGCACCTGCTTCTCACTGCACCTGGACGGCAACATGCTGGACCACTTTTCAGAGCTGCGCAGCGtggaggggctgcaggagggctCCGTGCTACGTGTGGTAGAAG aGCCGTACACGGTGCGTGAGGCCCGCATCCACGTGCGCCATGTCCGAGACCTGCTCAAGAGCTTGGACCCGTCCGATGCCTTCAATGGGGTTGACTGCAACTCCTTGTCCTTCTTGAGCGTCTTCACCGACGGCGACCTGGGAG ACAGCGGGAAGCGGAAGAAGGGCTTGGAGATGGACCCCATCGACTGCACGCCACCCGAGTACATCCTTCCAGGGAGCCGGGAGCGGCCGTTGTGTCCCCTGCAGCCCCAGAACCGTGACTGGAAG CCCCTGCAGTGCCTGAAAGTGCTCACCATGAGTGGCTGGAACCCGCCCCCTGGGAACCGTAAGATGCATGGGGACCTCATGTACCTGTTTGTGATCACGGCCGAGGACCGGCAAGTCAGCATCACGGCGTCCACGCGGGGCTTTTATCTGAACCA GTCGACAGCGTATCACTTCAACCCCAAGCCCGCCAGCCCCCGCTTCCTCAGCCATTCCCTGGTGGAGCTGCTCAACCAGATCAGCCCGACCTTCAAAAAGAACTTTGCTGTGCTGCAGAAGAAAAG GGTCCAGCGCCACCCGTTCGAGAGGATCGCCACCCCGTTCCAGGTATACAGCTGGACAGCCCCCCAGGCAGAGCACGCCATGGACTGCGTGCGCGCAGAGGATGCCTACACCTCGAGGCTGGGCTACGAGGAGCACATACCCGGACAG ACCCGGGACTGGAACGAGGAGCTGCAGACCACGAGGGAACTGCCCCGCAAGAACCTGCCTGAGCGGCTGCTGCGAGAGAGAGCCATATTCAAG GTGCACAGTGACTTCACGGCGGCAGCCACGCGGGGTGCCATGGCGGTCATCGATGGCAACGTGATGGCCATCAACCCCAGTGAGGAGACCAAGATGCAGATGTTCATCTGGAACAACATATTCTTCAGCCTGGGCTTCGATGTCCGTGACCACTACAAGGACTTCGGTGGGGACGTGGCGGCCTATGTGGCGCCCACCAACGACCTGAATGGCGTGCGCACATACAATGCAGTGGACGTGGAGGGGCTCTACACGCTGGGCACGGTGGTGGTGGATTACCGTGGCTACCGTGTTACGGCCCAGTCCATCATCCCTGGCATCCTGGAGCGGGACCAGGAGCAGAGCGTCATCTATGGCTCCATTGACTTTGGCAAGACAGTGGTGTCGCACCCACGATACCTGGAGCTGCTGGAACGCACGAGCCGGCCCCTCAAGATCCTGCGGCACCGGGTGCTCAACGACCACGATGAGGAAGTGGAGCTCTGCTCTTCCGTGGAGTGCAAGGGCATCATCGGCAATGATGGGCGCCACTACATCCTCGACCTGCTGCGCACTTTCCCCCCTGACCTCAACTTCCTGCCCGTGCCTGGCGAGGGGCTGCCCGAAGAGTGCACCCGTGCTGGCTTCCCCCGCGCCCACCGGCACAAGCTCTGCTGCCTGCGCCAGGAGCTAGTGGATGCCTTTGTGGAGCACAG GTACCTCCTCTTCATGAAGCTGGCTGCCCTGCAGCTCATGCAGCAGAAAGCCAGCAAGTTGGAGAGCCCCACCTCACTGGAAAACGGCGGTCTCCCATCCCCGGAGTCCAAGCCTGAAGACCCTCCAGGACCCGAGGCGGGAAGCGAGGAGGAGGGCAGCAATGCTAGTGGCCTGGCCAAGGTGAAGGAGCTGGCGGAGACCATCGCCTCGGACGACGGGACAG ACCCTCGGAGTCGGGAGGTGATCCGCAACGCATGCAAGGCAGTCGGCTCCATCAGCAACACAGCCTTTGACGTTCGCTTCAACCCTGACATCTTCTCGCCAG GGGTTCGCTTCCCTGAGTCTTGCCAGGAGGAAGTTCGGGACCAGAAGCAGCTGCTGAAAGATGCCGCTGCCTTCCTGCTCTCCTGCCAGATCCCCGGCTTG GTGAAGGACTGCACAGACCATGTGGTGCTGCCCATGGACGGGGCCACACTGGCCGAGGTGATGCGCCAGCGTGGCATCAACATGCGCTACCTGGGCAAGGTGTTAGACCTGGTGCTCCGGAGCCCGGCTCGTGACCAGCTGGACCACATCTAC AAAATTGGCATTGGAGAGCTCATCACCCGCTCTGCCAAGCATATCTTCAAGACATACTTACAG GGAGTTGAGCTCTCTGGCCTCTCAGCTGCCATCAGCCACTTCCTGAACTGCTTCCTGAGCTCCTACCCCAACCCCGTGGCCCACCTGCCCGCTGACGAGCTGGTCTCCAAGAagaggaacaggaggaggagaaaccGTCCCCCGGGGGCGGCGGATAACACGGCCTGGGCCGTCATGACCCCCCAGGagctttggaaaaacatctgccAGGAGGCCAAGAACTACTTTGACTTCAGCCTCGAGTG TGAGACTGTGGACCAGGCTGTGGAGACATACGGCCTGCAGAAGATAACGCTGCTGCGGGAGATCTCCCTGAAAACCGGGATCCAG ATCCTGCTGAAGGAGTACAGCTTCGACAGCCGCCACAAACCCGCATTCACTGAGGAGGATGTGCTCAACATCTTCCCCGTGGTCAAGCACGTCAACCCAAAGGCCTCGGATGCCTTCCACTTCTTCCAGAGCGGGCAGGCCAAAGTACAGCAGG gcttcctgaaggagggcTGCGAGCTCATCAATGAGGCCCTGAACCTGTTTAACAACGTGTACGGAGCCATGCACGTGGAGATCTGCGCCTGCTTGCGCCTCCTGGCCCGTCTCCACTACATTATGGGTGACTACGCTGAG GCCCTGAGCAACCAACAGAAGGCAGTGCTGATGAGTGAGCGAGTGATGGGCATCGAGCACCCCAACACCATCCAGGAATAC ATGCACTTGGCCCTGTACTGCTTTGCCAGCAGCCAGCTGTCCACGGCCCTGAACCTGTTGTACCGCGCCCGCTACCTCACACTGCTCGTGTTCGGGGAGGACCACCCGGAGATGGCACTGCTGGAC AACAACATCGGGCTGGTGCTGCACGGAGTAATGGAGTGTGACCTGTCGCTGCGCTTCCTGGAGAATGCGCTGGCCGTCAGCACCAAGTACCACGGGCCCAAATCCCTCAAGGTGGCCCTCAG CCACCACCTGGTCGCCCGGGTCTACGAGAGCAAAGCCGAGTTCCGGTCAGCCCTACAGCACGAGAAGGAAGGCTACACCATCTACAAGACCCAG CTGGGCGAGGACCATGAGAAGACCAAGGAGAGCTCTGAGTACCTCAAGTGCCTGACCCAGCAGGCCGTGGCCCTGCAGCGCACCATGAATGAGATCTACCGCAACGGCTCCAGCGCCAACATCCCACCCCTCAAG TTCACAGCCCCCAGCATGGCCAGTGTCCTGGAACAGCTCAACGTCATCAACGGCATCCTCTTCATTCCTCTCAG CCAAAAAGACTTAGAGAATCTGAAAGCTGAGGTGGCACGGCGGCACCAGCTCCAGGAAGCCAGCAAAAACAGGGAGAAGGCCGAGGAGCCCATGGCCACCGAGCCTGAGCCAGTGGGGGCCCCAGAGGATGTGGCCTCCCAGCCCCCGGCTGCCAAGGACCCTTCTTCCCCGAGCTTTCAGGGGTAG
- the CLUH gene encoding clustered mitochondria protein homolog isoform X3 has protein sequence MVIKTDELPAAAPADSTREPSSQAGGKGRPGAAELPSVMLLNGDCPESLKREEGTAEPPRENGLDETEPGEETTGQEVIVIQDTGFSVKILAPGIEPFSLQVSPQEMVQEIHQVLMDREDTCHRTCFSLHLDGNMLDHFSELRSVEGLQEGSVLRVVEEPYTVREARIHVRHVRDLLKSLDPSDAFNGVDCNSLSFLSVFTDGDLGDSGKRKKGLEMDPIDCTPPEYILPGSRERPLCPLQPQNRDWKPLQCLKVLTMSGWNPPPGNRKMHGDLMYLFVITAEDRQVSITASTRGFYLNQSTAYHFNPKPASPRFLSHSLVELLNQISPTFKKNFAVLQKKRVQRHPFERIATPFQVYSWTAPQAEHAMDCVRAEDAYTSRLGYEEHIPGQTRDWNEELQTTRELPRKNLPERLLRERAIFKVHSDFTAAATRGAMAVIDGNVMAINPSEETKMQMFIWNNIFFSLGFDVRDHYKDFGGDVAAYVAPTNDLNGVRTYNAVDVEGLYTLGTVVVDYRGYRVTAQSIIPGILERDQEQSVIYGSIDFGKTVVSHPRYLELLERTSRPLKILRHRVLNDHDEEVELCSSVECKGIIGNDGRHYILDLLRTFPPDLNFLPVPGEGLPEECTRAGFPRAHRHKLCCLRQELVDAFVEHRYLLFMKLAALQLMQQKASKLESPTSLENGGLPSPESKPEDPPGPEAGSEEEGSNASGLAKVKELAETIASDDGTADPRSREVIRNACKAVGSISNTAFDVRFNPDIFSPGVRFPESCQEEVRDQKQLLKDAAAFLLSCQIPGLVKDCTDHVVLPMDGATLAEVMRQRGINMRYLGKVLDLVLRSPARDQLDHIYKIGIGELITRSAKHIFKTYLQGVELSGLSAAISHFLNCFLSSYPNPVAHLPADELVSKKRNRRRRNRPPGAADNTAWAVMTPQELWKNICQEAKNYFDFSLECETVDQAVETYGLQKITLLREISLKTGIQILLKEYSFDSRHKPAFTEEDVLNIFPVVKHVNPKASDAFHFFQSGQAKVQQGFLKEGCELINEALNLFNNVYGAMHVEICACLRLLARLHYIMGDYAEALSNQQKAVLMSERVMGIEHPNTIQEYMHLALYCFASSQLSTALNLLYRARYLTLLVFGEDHPEMALLDNNIGLVLHGVMECDLSLRFLENALAVSTKYHGPKSLKVALSHHLVARVYESKAEFRSALQHEKEGYTIYKTQLGEDHEKTKESSEYLKCLTQQAVALQRTMNEIYRNGSSANIPPLKFTAPSMASVLEQLNVINGILFIPLSQKDLENLKAEVARRHQLQEASKNREKAEEPMATEPEPVGAPEDVASQPPAAKDPSSPSFQG, from the exons AACTGCCGTCAGTCATGCTGTTGAATGGGGACTGCCCAGAGAGCCTGAAGAGGGAAGAGGGGACTGCCGAACCGCCCCGGGAAAATGGGCTGGATGAGACCGAGCCAGGAGAGGAGACCACTGGACAGGAAGTCATTGTCATCCAGGACACAGGCTTTTCTGTGAAGATCCTGGCCCCTGGGATCGAGCCCTTCTCCCTACAg GTGTCCCCGCAGGAGATGGTACAGGAAATCCACCAGGTACTCATGGACCGTGAAGACACGTGTCACCGCACCTGCTTCTCACTGCACCTGGACGGCAACATGCTGGACCACTTTTCAGAGCTGCGCAGCGtggaggggctgcaggagggctCCGTGCTACGTGTGGTAGAAG aGCCGTACACGGTGCGTGAGGCCCGCATCCACGTGCGCCATGTCCGAGACCTGCTCAAGAGCTTGGACCCGTCCGATGCCTTCAATGGGGTTGACTGCAACTCCTTGTCCTTCTTGAGCGTCTTCACCGACGGCGACCTGGGAG ACAGCGGGAAGCGGAAGAAGGGCTTGGAGATGGACCCCATCGACTGCACGCCACCCGAGTACATCCTTCCAGGGAGCCGGGAGCGGCCGTTGTGTCCCCTGCAGCCCCAGAACCGTGACTGGAAG CCCCTGCAGTGCCTGAAAGTGCTCACCATGAGTGGCTGGAACCCGCCCCCTGGGAACCGTAAGATGCATGGGGACCTCATGTACCTGTTTGTGATCACGGCCGAGGACCGGCAAGTCAGCATCACGGCGTCCACGCGGGGCTTTTATCTGAACCA GTCGACAGCGTATCACTTCAACCCCAAGCCCGCCAGCCCCCGCTTCCTCAGCCATTCCCTGGTGGAGCTGCTCAACCAGATCAGCCCGACCTTCAAAAAGAACTTTGCTGTGCTGCAGAAGAAAAG GGTCCAGCGCCACCCGTTCGAGAGGATCGCCACCCCGTTCCAGGTATACAGCTGGACAGCCCCCCAGGCAGAGCACGCCATGGACTGCGTGCGCGCAGAGGATGCCTACACCTCGAGGCTGGGCTACGAGGAGCACATACCCGGACAG ACCCGGGACTGGAACGAGGAGCTGCAGACCACGAGGGAACTGCCCCGCAAGAACCTGCCTGAGCGGCTGCTGCGAGAGAGAGCCATATTCAAG GTGCACAGTGACTTCACGGCGGCAGCCACGCGGGGTGCCATGGCGGTCATCGATGGCAACGTGATGGCCATCAACCCCAGTGAGGAGACCAAGATGCAGATGTTCATCTGGAACAACATATTCTTCAGCCTGGGCTTCGATGTCCGTGACCACTACAAGGACTTCGGTGGGGACGTGGCGGCCTATGTGGCGCCCACCAACGACCTGAATGGCGTGCGCACATACAATGCAGTGGACGTGGAGGGGCTCTACACGCTGGGCACGGTGGTGGTGGATTACCGTGGCTACCGTGTTACGGCCCAGTCCATCATCCCTGGCATCCTGGAGCGGGACCAGGAGCAGAGCGTCATCTATGGCTCCATTGACTTTGGCAAGACAGTGGTGTCGCACCCACGATACCTGGAGCTGCTGGAACGCACGAGCCGGCCCCTCAAGATCCTGCGGCACCGGGTGCTCAACGACCACGATGAGGAAGTGGAGCTCTGCTCTTCCGTGGAGTGCAAGGGCATCATCGGCAATGATGGGCGCCACTACATCCTCGACCTGCTGCGCACTTTCCCCCCTGACCTCAACTTCCTGCCCGTGCCTGGCGAGGGGCTGCCCGAAGAGTGCACCCGTGCTGGCTTCCCCCGCGCCCACCGGCACAAGCTCTGCTGCCTGCGCCAGGAGCTAGTGGATGCCTTTGTGGAGCACAG GTACCTCCTCTTCATGAAGCTGGCTGCCCTGCAGCTCATGCAGCAGAAAGCCAGCAAGTTGGAGAGCCCCACCTCACTGGAAAACGGCGGTCTCCCATCCCCGGAGTCCAAGCCTGAAGACCCTCCAGGACCCGAGGCGGGAAGCGAGGAGGAGGGCAGCAATGCTAGTGGCCTGGCCAAGGTGAAGGAGCTGGCGGAGACCATCGCCTCGGACGACGGGACAG CAGACCCTCGGAGTCGGGAGGTGATCCGCAACGCATGCAAGGCAGTCGGCTCCATCAGCAACACAGCCTTTGACGTTCGCTTCAACCCTGACATCTTCTCGCCAG GGGTTCGCTTCCCTGAGTCTTGCCAGGAGGAAGTTCGGGACCAGAAGCAGCTGCTGAAAGATGCCGCTGCCTTCCTGCTCTCCTGCCAGATCCCCGGCTTG GTGAAGGACTGCACAGACCATGTGGTGCTGCCCATGGACGGGGCCACACTGGCCGAGGTGATGCGCCAGCGTGGCATCAACATGCGCTACCTGGGCAAGGTGTTAGACCTGGTGCTCCGGAGCCCGGCTCGTGACCAGCTGGACCACATCTAC AAAATTGGCATTGGAGAGCTCATCACCCGCTCTGCCAAGCATATCTTCAAGACATACTTACAG GGAGTTGAGCTCTCTGGCCTCTCAGCTGCCATCAGCCACTTCCTGAACTGCTTCCTGAGCTCCTACCCCAACCCCGTGGCCCACCTGCCCGCTGACGAGCTGGTCTCCAAGAagaggaacaggaggaggagaaaccGTCCCCCGGGGGCGGCGGATAACACGGCCTGGGCCGTCATGACCCCCCAGGagctttggaaaaacatctgccAGGAGGCCAAGAACTACTTTGACTTCAGCCTCGAGTG TGAGACTGTGGACCAGGCTGTGGAGACATACGGCCTGCAGAAGATAACGCTGCTGCGGGAGATCTCCCTGAAAACCGGGATCCAG ATCCTGCTGAAGGAGTACAGCTTCGACAGCCGCCACAAACCCGCATTCACTGAGGAGGATGTGCTCAACATCTTCCCCGTGGTCAAGCACGTCAACCCAAAGGCCTCGGATGCCTTCCACTTCTTCCAGAGCGGGCAGGCCAAAGTACAGCAGG gcttcctgaaggagggcTGCGAGCTCATCAATGAGGCCCTGAACCTGTTTAACAACGTGTACGGAGCCATGCACGTGGAGATCTGCGCCTGCTTGCGCCTCCTGGCCCGTCTCCACTACATTATGGGTGACTACGCTGAG GCCCTGAGCAACCAACAGAAGGCAGTGCTGATGAGTGAGCGAGTGATGGGCATCGAGCACCCCAACACCATCCAGGAATAC ATGCACTTGGCCCTGTACTGCTTTGCCAGCAGCCAGCTGTCCACGGCCCTGAACCTGTTGTACCGCGCCCGCTACCTCACACTGCTCGTGTTCGGGGAGGACCACCCGGAGATGGCACTGCTGGAC AACAACATCGGGCTGGTGCTGCACGGAGTAATGGAGTGTGACCTGTCGCTGCGCTTCCTGGAGAATGCGCTGGCCGTCAGCACCAAGTACCACGGGCCCAAATCCCTCAAGGTGGCCCTCAG CCACCACCTGGTCGCCCGGGTCTACGAGAGCAAAGCCGAGTTCCGGTCAGCCCTACAGCACGAGAAGGAAGGCTACACCATCTACAAGACCCAG CTGGGCGAGGACCATGAGAAGACCAAGGAGAGCTCTGAGTACCTCAAGTGCCTGACCCAGCAGGCCGTGGCCCTGCAGCGCACCATGAATGAGATCTACCGCAACGGCTCCAGCGCCAACATCCCACCCCTCAAG TTCACAGCCCCCAGCATGGCCAGTGTCCTGGAACAGCTCAACGTCATCAACGGCATCCTCTTCATTCCTCTCAG CCAAAAAGACTTAGAGAATCTGAAAGCTGAGGTGGCACGGCGGCACCAGCTCCAGGAAGCCAGCAAAAACAGGGAGAAGGCCGAGGAGCCCATGGCCACCGAGCCTGAGCCAGTGGGGGCCCCAGAGGATGTGGCCTCCCAGCCCCCGGCTGCCAAGGACCCTTCTTCCCCGAGCTTTCAGGGGTAG